In Akkermansiaceae bacterium, a single genomic region encodes these proteins:
- the urtD gene encoding urea ABC transporter ATP-binding protein UrtD: MNINNPNVLEIEDLGVSFDGFKAVDGFNFYLAQNHVHVIIGPNGAGKTTVLDLICGKTLATSGSIKFKGKELRGRKEFKIVRDGIGRKFQNPSIYENLTVFENLELSHPTGRGVIGCLLFRRTDEIKNRCDQVASQIGLLDKLDTEAGILSHGQKQWLEIGMLLMQEPEIIMLDEPVAGMSVRERTQTAELLRRISTDRSVLVIEHDMEFVREIADRVTVMHLGKVIAEGSMDSVSADPKVIEVYIGH; this comes from the coding sequence ATGAACATCAATAATCCCAACGTCCTCGAAATCGAAGACCTCGGAGTTTCCTTCGACGGATTCAAAGCGGTTGACGGATTCAACTTCTACCTCGCCCAAAACCATGTCCACGTGATCATCGGGCCGAACGGAGCCGGCAAAACCACCGTTCTCGATCTCATTTGCGGCAAGACCCTCGCCACCTCCGGCAGCATCAAGTTCAAAGGAAAGGAACTCCGCGGCCGGAAGGAATTCAAAATCGTCCGCGACGGCATCGGCCGGAAATTCCAGAACCCCTCGATCTACGAAAACCTCACCGTCTTCGAGAATCTCGAGCTATCCCACCCCACCGGCCGCGGCGTCATCGGCTGCCTCCTTTTCCGCCGCACGGACGAAATCAAAAACCGCTGCGACCAGGTCGCCTCCCAGATCGGCCTGCTCGACAAGCTCGACACCGAGGCCGGCATCCTCAGCCACGGCCAGAAACAATGGCTGGAGATCGGAATGCTCCTCATGCAGGAACCGGAAATCATCATGCTCGATGAACCCGTCGCCGGCATGAGCGTCCGTGAACGCACCCAGACCGCCGAGCTGCTCCGCCGCATCTCCACCGACCGCTCCGTCCTCGTCATCGAGCACGATATGGAATTCGTCCGCGAGATCGCCGACCGCGTCACCGTCATGCACCTCGGGAAAGTGATCGCCGAAGGCTCCATGGACTCCGTCAGCGCGGATCCGAAAGTCATCGAAGTCTACATCGGCCACTAA
- the urtE gene encoding urea ABC transporter ATP-binding subunit UrtE gives MISVKNIQVCYGQSVVIPDMSFTAPKGEILGIVGRNGMGKSTLFRALIGMIPTRSGKITLEDKEITHQPSYKRVAGGIAYVPQGRMIFPYLNVYENLISGVAGRVSQSAVEEIYALFPVLHEMRKRKGGNLSGGQQQQLAIGRALMTNPSVLLLDEPTEGIQPSIIKDISRSLREIRDLRNLTIVVSEQVLSFVLDTCDNIMVIDKGKLIREDRRADVDAEQIKAMLAV, from the coding sequence ATGATATCCGTCAAAAACATCCAGGTCTGCTACGGACAAAGCGTCGTCATCCCGGACATGAGCTTCACCGCTCCCAAAGGGGAAATCCTCGGCATCGTCGGGCGCAACGGCATGGGCAAGAGCACCCTCTTCCGCGCCCTCATCGGGATGATCCCCACCCGCTCCGGGAAGATCACCCTGGAAGACAAGGAAATCACCCACCAGCCCTCCTACAAGCGCGTCGCCGGAGGGATCGCCTACGTTCCCCAGGGGCGCATGATATTCCCTTACCTCAACGTCTACGAGAACCTCATCTCCGGAGTCGCCGGGCGTGTCAGCCAATCCGCGGTCGAGGAAATCTACGCCCTCTTCCCCGTCCTCCACGAAATGCGGAAACGCAAAGGCGGGAACCTCTCCGGAGGCCAGCAGCAGCAGCTCGCCATCGGCCGCGCCCTCATGACCAATCCCAGCGTCCTCCTCCTTGATGAACCCACGGAAGGCATCCAGCCCTCCATCATCAAGGACATCTCGCGGAGCCTCCGTGAAATCCGCGACCTCAGGAACCTCACCATCGTTGTCAGCGAGCAGGTCCTCAGCTTCGTCCTCGATACCTGCGACAACATCATGGTCATCGATAAAGGAAAACTCATCCGCGAAGACCGCCGCGCCGATGTCGATGCGGAACAAATCAAGGCCATGCTCGCCGTCTGA
- a CDS encoding acetamidase/formamidase family protein: protein MKTLIKVDLDAPPESLDYLHNRWHPDIPMVAYVKPGDEFRVECIDWTGGQIKNDDDAKDIEIVDLSKVHYLSGPIGVEGAEPGDLLVVDILDVGTLKESDWGFTGLFSKTNGGGFLTDHYPDARKACWDFHGIYTSSRHIPNVEFAGIMHPGLIGCLPSKELLDTWNKREKELYDTEPGRVPALATLPYADTAHMGRMTGSARDAAAAEGARTVPPREHGGNCDIKNLTKGSKVYFPVYVKDGGLSMGDIHFSQGDGEITFCGAIEMAGFLDIRVSLIKNGVQKYGILNPIFMPSPLQPNYTKHIIFEGISVDEKGKQFYLDPHVAYRMACLNAIEYMKKFGYTGEQAYAILGTAPVEGRISGIVDIPNACATLWLPTEIFDFDITPNASGPTIQVPQGIDLAKVL from the coding sequence ATGAAAACACTGATCAAAGTCGATCTCGACGCCCCGCCGGAATCATTGGACTACCTCCACAACCGCTGGCATCCGGACATTCCAATGGTCGCCTACGTCAAGCCGGGCGATGAGTTCCGGGTCGAGTGCATCGATTGGACCGGCGGCCAGATCAAGAATGACGACGACGCCAAAGACATCGAGATCGTCGATCTCAGCAAGGTCCACTACCTCAGCGGCCCCATCGGGGTCGAAGGTGCGGAACCCGGCGACCTCCTCGTCGTGGACATCCTCGATGTCGGCACGCTCAAAGAATCGGACTGGGGATTCACCGGCCTCTTCTCGAAAACCAATGGCGGCGGCTTTCTGACCGACCACTACCCGGACGCCCGCAAGGCCTGCTGGGATTTCCACGGGATCTACACCTCCTCCCGCCACATCCCGAACGTCGAGTTCGCGGGCATCATGCACCCCGGCCTCATCGGCTGCCTCCCCTCCAAGGAGCTCCTGGACACCTGGAACAAACGCGAGAAAGAACTCTACGACACCGAGCCTGGCCGTGTCCCCGCACTCGCCACCCTTCCCTATGCGGACACCGCCCACATGGGCCGCATGACCGGATCCGCACGCGATGCCGCCGCCGCCGAAGGCGCCCGCACCGTCCCCCCGCGCGAACACGGCGGAAACTGCGACATCAAGAACCTCACCAAAGGCTCAAAAGTCTACTTCCCCGTCTATGTCAAAGATGGCGGCCTCTCCATGGGCGACATCCACTTCAGCCAGGGCGATGGCGAAATCACCTTCTGCGGTGCCATCGAAATGGCCGGCTTCCTCGACATCCGCGTTTCGCTCATCAAGAACGGCGTCCAAAAATATGGCATCCTCAACCCCATCTTCATGCCAAGCCCGCTCCAGCCGAACTACACCAAACACATCATCTTCGAGGGCATCTCCGTCGATGAAAAGGGCAAGCAATTCTACCTCGATCCCCACGTCGCCTACCGCATGGCCTGCCTCAACGCCATCGAGTACATGAAAAAATTCGGCTACACCGGTGAACAGGCCTACGCGATTCTCGGGACCGCTCCCGTCGAAGGACGCATCAGCGGCATCGTCGATATTCCCAACGCCTGCGCCACACTCTGGCTGCCCACGGAAATCTTCGACTTCGACATCACCCCGAATGCCAGCGGCCCCACCATCCAGGTCCCTCAGGGAATCGATCTCGCGAAAGTCCTCTAA
- a CDS encoding zinc ribbon domain-containing protein has product MPVYDFTCGDCGDFREVRSIDERNNPARCPDCRKAARRMILAPNLGLMNPVARKASAVNEKSRHEPRVSNPHSCGSGCGCGTPVRGIRRKETPLGVLQTQKPSARPWMLGH; this is encoded by the coding sequence GTGCCAGTCTACGATTTCACCTGTGGCGATTGCGGTGATTTCCGCGAAGTCCGGTCCATCGATGAGAGGAACAACCCCGCCCGCTGTCCGGACTGCCGGAAAGCGGCGCGGAGGATGATCCTCGCGCCGAATCTCGGGCTGATGAACCCGGTTGCCCGCAAGGCGTCCGCGGTCAACGAGAAAAGCCGCCACGAGCCGCGTGTCAGTAATCCCCACTCCTGCGGCTCGGGCTGCGGCTGCGGAACACCCGTCAGAGGAATCCGCCGGAAGGAAACCCCGCTCGGAGTCCTCCAGACGCAGAAACCCTCCGCCCGGCCCTGGATGCTCGGACACTGA